One part of the Raphanus sativus cultivar WK10039 chromosome 7, ASM80110v3, whole genome shotgun sequence genome encodes these proteins:
- the LOC108830965 gene encoding uncharacterized protein LOC108830965 produces MVEDEVLNEEGNEEISNSQDDEIPSNKGVELPGEEVKEKNRRGPTKMRRVAENPNEKVAVTFTDFGEHVGPGSVTLSSFLGPLVREHVPVTLSDWRRLDAATKATMWEEIQGKFNLQEEWHKAVIFKQLGSLWRAGKSRLVSQVRAAKTAAEILQLKPSNVLSIQVWNTWVRSKTTQVSRLVSETALRSYDSMPRPKKAVEPSEAEVTQKALADLQVQIANLTASIAAINTQRTATPVQRTRTTRADDDDDSEEDKNPFAALRQDQALRTTNNNDDSDSEDDSDNRWKSSFKLEIPEFNGSTAPEELLDWFVTVEEILEFKEVPLDRCVPLVAIRFRDRAAAWWLQSKTTRARLGKSKILTWDKLKKEMRKNFLPYNYEQLMFQKLQNLRQGSRTVDEYATEFFKIMNRVEIRDTEQQLVMRFVGGLRQQIQATLNLFRPQTVSEAHQQAITVEAQTRSNYQPWSGNRQSRQNTTTSAVPSSSDNSTAKTEATNTPSDAQRQQRPGGVRCFSCCELGHRVSSCPTRNPRGLLLDTSGRDVEAVYDDSGDEATEELEADEVPKLSLSVEPHPSPYKLGWLHQGSELTITKRTLVKFSVGDVYKDEVYCDLVPMDACHLLLGRPWEFDRRVTHDGYLNTYTFRFNDRTITLKPMVPAMISSHASSSNPVLLLQKSKLVTALRETDCVVLLVAVPSSVFEGHDIPETYKPLLSEFADVFPADLPSQLPPLRDIQHRIDLMPDAALPNRSHYRMSPSEHEELRRQVEELVAKGFLRESLSPCAVPALLISKKDGSWRMCVDSRAINKITVRYRFPIPRLDDLLDQIGTSTIFSKLNLKSGYHQIRICPGDEWKTAFKTREGLFEWLVMPFGLSNAPSTFMRVMNQALRPFIGKFVVVYFDDILIFSKTKEEHMQHLHEVLSVLQRDHFYATLKKCEFGSPQIHFLGYIVSSQGLAVDPAKVSAIQTWPQPTTISEIRSFHGLASFYRRFVSQFSSLMAPITDCIHTNIFAWTPAASVAFAIIKNKLSSAPILALPDFNSVFELHSDASKSGIGAVLSQQVWVEVAKIGDAKVRRPNSEIEYISDAIGSVVAWPNDKLKLV; encoded by the exons ATGGTAGAAGATGAAGTTCTCAATGAGGAAGGGAACGAAGAAATCAGCAATTCTCAAGATGATGAGATTCCTAGTAACAAAGGAGTTGAGCTACCAGGGGAagaagtgaaagaaaaaaatagaagaggACCAACAAAGATGCGTAGAGTGGCTGAAAATCCTAATGAAAAGGTTGCGGTCACATTCACTGACTTTGGTGAGCATGTTGGACCTGGTTCAGTAACACTATCATCTTTTCTTGGTCCTCTTGTGAGGGAACATGTTCCGGTAACACTTTCTGATTGGAGAAGACTTGATGCAGCGACTAAAGCAACAATGTGGGAAGAAATTCAG GGGAAGTTTAACTTGCAAGAAGAGTGGCATAAAGCTGTTATTTTCAAGCAGTTGGGAAGCTTGTGGAGGGCTGGGAAGTCAAGGCTAGTGTCACAAGTACGGGCAGCGAAGACTGCTGCTGAGATATTACAATTAAAACCCAGCAACGTCCTATCCATTCAAGTGTGGAACACTTGGGTTAGGAGCAAGACTACCCAAGTTTCACG GTTGGTATCAGAGACAGCACTACGCTCCTACGATTCAATGCCAAGACCTAAGAAGGCTGTAGAGCCATCTGAAGCCGAGGTTACGCAGAAAGCTCTAGCGGACCTTCAAGTTCAGATCGCAAACCTCACAGCATCTATCGCGGCCATTAATACACAGCGTACAGCAACTCCGGTTCAACGTACACGTACTACTCGAGCTGATGACGACGATGATTCAGAGGAGGATAAAAATCCATTCGCTGCACTTCGCCAGGATCAAGCTCTTCGCACTACCAACAACAACGATGATTCAGATTCAGAAGATGACTCCGACAATCGCTGGAAATCTTCCTTCAAACTCGAGATCCCAGAATTCAATGGTTCTACTGCACCAGAAGAGTTACTCGATTGGTTTGTCACCGTCGAGGAAATCTTAGAATTTAAGGAAGTACCACTGGATCGATGTGTTCCTCTTGTCGCCATCCGTTTCCGTGATCGAGCCGCAGCTTGGTGGCTTCAATCCAAGACAACTCGTGCTCGTTTGGGAAAATCTAAAATCCTAACATGGGATAAACTCAAGAAGGAGATGAGGAAGAACTTTCTTCCTTACAATTATGAGCAGTTGATGTTTCAGAAACTTCAGAATTTGCGGCAAGGATCCCGAACTGTCGACGAATATGCAACCGAGTTTTTCAAGATCATGAACCGTGTTGAGATTCGAGACACCGAGCAACAACTAGTAATGCGCTTTGTGGGAGGTTTACGACAACAGATTCAGGCCACTTTGAATTTGTTCAGACCTCAAACTGTGTCAGAGGCTCACCAACAAGCAATAACAGTGGAAGCTCAAACTCGCTCCAACTATCAACCGTGGAGTGGGAATCGTCAATCTCGTCAAAATACGACAACGTCAGCAGTCCCGTCGTCCTCTGATAATTCTACAGCAAAAACAGAGGCCACAAACACTCCCAGTGATGCTCAACGCCAACAACGACCGGGAGGAGTGCGTTGCTTTTCTTGCTGTGAGCTTGGCCATCGCGTCTCATCGTGTCCGACGCGGAATCCACGGGGTCTTCTCTTGGATACCTCTGGACGTGACGTCGAGGCTGTTTATGATGATAGTGGCGATGAAGCGACAGAAGAACTTGAGGCAGATGAGG TTCCGAAACTCAGTCTCTCGGTTGAACCACATCCCTCGCCTTACAAGCTAGGTTGGTTACATCAAGGAAGCGAACTTACTATCACAAAACGTACTCTGGTTAAGTTCTCGGTGGGTGATGTCTATAAGGACGAAGTGTACTGTGATCTTGTCCCTATGGACGCATGTCATCTGTTGCTCGGGCGACCGTGGGAATTTGATCGTCGAGTTACACATGATGGTTATCTCAATACTTACACATTCCGATTCAACGATAGAACCATCACACTCAAACCCATGGTTCCGGCTATGATTAGCAGTCATGCATCATCATCAAACCCAGTTTTACTTCTGCAGAAATCAAAGTTAGTAACAGCATTACGAGAGACAGATTGTGTGGTGTTGCTCGTCGCGGTCCCTTCCTCTGTTTTCGAGGGTCACGACATTCCAGAGACGTACAAACCACTCTTATCAGAATTTGCTGACGTCTTCCCTGCAGACCTTCCTTCCCAACTTCCTCCTCTTCGTGACATACAACACCGCATCGATTTGATGCCAGATGCTGCTTTGCCTAATCGCTCTCATTACAGGATGAGCCCATCGGAACACGAAGAGCTCCGTCGTCAAGTTGAAGAATTGGTCGCTAAGGGATTCCTGCGCGAAAGTCTTAGCCCTTGTGCGGTTCCCGCTTTGTTAATCTCAAAGAAAGATGGGTCATGGCGGATGTGTGTCGACAGCCGTGCAATCAATAAGATTACAGTTCGTTACCGATTCCCTATTCCGCGTCTTGATGACTTATTAGACCAGATTGGGACTTCCACAATATTTTCTAAACTGAATCTCAAGAGCGGTTACCATCAAATCCGTATTTGCCCCGGTGACGAGTGGAAGACGGCGTTTAAAACCAGAGAGGGTCTCTTtgaatggcttgttatgccatttggtTTATCTAACGCGCCTAGTACCTTTATGCGCGTTATGAACCAAGCCTTACGGCCTTTTATTGGCAAATTCGTTGTCGTATATTTCGACGATATTCTGATCTTTAGCAAGACAAAAGAAGAACATATGCAACATCTGCACGAGGTTCTTTCAGTTCTCCAACGCGATCACTTCTATGCTACGCTTAAGAAGTGTGAATTTGGCTCTCCGCAAATTCATTTTCTCGGATATATTGTGTCTTCCCAAGGCTTGGCCGTTGATCCTGCTAAGGTGTCAGCGATTCAGACTTGGCCACAACCTACTACGATCTCGGAAATACGGAGTTTCCATGGCCTTGCATCGTTTTACCGACGATTTGTTTCTCAGTTTAGCAGCTTGATGGCACCTATCACCGACTGTATACATACCAACATCTTTGCGTGGACACCTGCGGCTTCTGTGGCCTTTGCTATCATCAAGAATAAGTTAAGTTCAGCACCTATACTTGCTTTACCAGACTTTAATTCAGTCTTTGAGCTTCATTCTGATGCCTCTAAGTCTGGGATTGGAGCTGTCTTAAGTCAACAG